The genomic interval TGACTCTTTCAGATGGAAGACTGTGGATGCACAATTTGCTCCAAGAAATGGGTCATGGAATTGTCCACCTAGAATCTCCGAACAAGCTGGGCAGGCGTAGTAGGGTGTGGCATCATGAAGACGTCAAATATGTCTTGACCCGAAATGCTGTAAGAGATTTAGTAATTTTACCTGTTATTTGCTAATACATTGTATTTCAAGATAGTCTACTAACTCCACTTTTTGTGTTATGATAAAATTTGTGTTGATAGGGAACTGAGGCAATAGAAGGTATATTTGTGCACTCAACTGAGTCAGAAGGGGAGGTGGACGTGACtccaaaatcattttcaaTGATGTGTAAATTGAGATACCTAAAGATTAAAAATGTGAACCTACCTAAGGGGCTTGATTATCTTCCCAATAGTTTACGGATTCTTGATTGGACAAGGTATCCGTTACAATCTCTGCCAGGACATTTCAGCCCTCGGCAGCTGTTTGAACTTACTTTGTGTCACAGTTGCCTAAAACATGTTCAAATAGGAGCTGAGGTATATTATCATTACCATACCATTCTTTTATTGCTTATTATAATTGTTGAATATATCATGAATGCTGATTTCTTCTATAATTTTTACTTGATATGCAGCCTTTTTGCAAGTTGAAAAGCATTAATCTGAATCTTGTCAACACCCCAAACTTGAAGGTCATGCCATATCTTGAGATTCTGTGTCTTGAAGGTTGTATAAGATTGTATGAGGTTGACCAGGGAATTGAAGTGCTCGAGAGACTTACAGTGCTAAACTTGAAAGATTGCAAGAATCTTGTGCATTTTGCAAGTAGTGTACGTGGGTTAAAATCTCTTGAAGTTCTTGATCTTTCGGGTTGCTCAAAGCTTAAAAAACTACCAAATGACATGGATCACCTAGAAAGCTTGAAGGAGCTTCGTGTGAATGGCAGCGGCATAAGAGAAGTACCTTCCTCGGTTGGGATGCTTGAAAGACTTGACCTGCTGAAACTGGAAGATTGCAAAGATCTCGTGTCTCTTCCAATCAGTGTACATGGCTTAAAATCTGTCAAGGTTGTTAATATTTCAGGTTGCTCAAAACTTGACAAACTCCCAGAGGATTTGGGCCATATGGAGTGTTTGGTAGAGGTTGATGCGAGTGAAACTTCTATACAAGAACTACCTTTCTCTATTGGCTTGCTCGAAGAACTTGTTTCTATGTCCTTGAGAGATTGCAAACACCTTTTGTGTCTGCCAAGCAGTATAGGTGGCTTAAAATCATTGAAGTATCTCTATCTTTCTGATTGCTCAAAGCTTGACAAATTGCCGGATGAGTTGGGTCATATTGTTAGTTTGGAGAAGCTTGATGTGAGTGGAAGTGGCATAAGAGAAGTGCCCTCCTCTATTGGTCTTCTGGAGAACCTCAAAGAACTGTCATTTGCTGGATGTAAACGACATTCACTTAAATCTTGGAATATGATGCTCAACCCTGTTCAGTTATTGCAAAAACAAAGCCACATTCCGGTAGGATTATCGTTGCCTTGTTTGTCCGGTTTGCATTCATTGACTTACTTGAATCTAAGTGACTGCAATCTTTCTGACAAAGCAATGCCTAGTGATTTTGGATGCTTAGCCTCATTAATAGAGTTAAATTTGAGCAATAATCAATTCCTTACACTGCATGAGAGCATCGGTCAACTCTCTCGGCTTGAATATCTCTATTTGGATGGGTGCAGTAAGCTTCAGATAGTACCAGAGCTTTCATCTGATGCATGGGTAAAGGCTACCAATTGCACCTCATTGGATACAATGGCCAATCAAATAGGACGGAGCAATTTGGTGCCAAGAGGAAGCTATATGAACAGTCTCAAAAAGGGGGAGAATGAAAGCTGCAAGAGTGTAGCACTACCATTGCTAACACGCCACTTAGCGagtaaatcatcttatcaAGAATCCACTACATTGTTTGTTGGTCCTGCAAATGAAATACCAGAGTGGTACAATCACCAAGAAGAGGGGTGCTCCATAACTCTAGAGCTGCATCCAGGTTGGTTTACTAACTCGTTCATGGGATTCGCTATGTGTGTCGTTTTTAACTGCCTCAAACCACTCCCGCCTTTGGATTGGTGGGCCATTAGTTGGTCAATGACAGCCAATGGTAAATGCTCAAGTGTGGAGGCAGGTGGCACGTCTCCAATATTTGGGGGAAAGTGGGGTCAACCTGTTGGGGATCACATTTGGTTCTTGAACACGAGCCGTGATTTTTTCCGTGGAGATTTTCAGGATATCCACTATCATCTTAAATTCTCACTTAAACCCTTCTTCTTGCCGAAAGCACCCACCTTGGAAACTGTGCGAGTGAAGAAGTGTGGTGTCCGTGTGTTATATGAGGAAGATGTGGAAGAGCTTCGGCAAACGTTGTTGAAGCAGAACAATAATACCAAGCGAGGTCTTCAACTCCTCTGTGATGATGTACCATCTAGTAGTACTGCAAGAGAGGCTCATTAAATTGTGCCCGGATCACTTTGCGGTCATT from Argentina anserina chromosome 2, drPotAnse1.1, whole genome shotgun sequence carries:
- the LOC126785484 gene encoding disease resistance protein RPV1-like isoform X1, whose amino-acid sequence is MTIETISTSFRPLTLQWKYDAFLSFRGEDTRMGFTDHLYTALEHQGIRTFRDEPELQKGEAIAPAISAAIEESRFSLIVLSQNYASSTWCLDELVRILECMKARETILPIFYDVDPSDVRMQTGSFGEAFANYEERFTDDNEKVQRWRNALTEVASFSGWNTKDRYETKLIIDIVEDVWNKLQPTSFSYAENLVGMDSRLQPFLLLLGVGVEDVRFIGIWGMGGIGKTTMARAVYERIFCQFEISFLLTDVRNSVERGGLLNLQKQLISGMIRTTQVDHILDLHQGATIMRRLLGHKKVLLVLDDVNHSSHLKYLAGNQDWFGAGSRVLITTRNEHLLVQHGVQRRFKAEELNEDDSLQLFSMKAFKKYYPEEDFLGLSESVVSYAKGLPLALEVLGSFLYGRDLSEWNSALSQLGRVCNSDIFEVLKISYNDLDSDGKKIFLDIACFFNGQDKGRVTDILTSCDVGAVIGIKVLMERCLVTLSDGRLWMHNLLQEMGHGIVHLESPNKLGRRSRVWHHEDVKYVLTRNAGTEAIEGIFVHSTESEGEVDVTPKSFSMMCKLRYLKIKNVNLPKGLDYLPNSLRILDWTRYPLQSLPGHFSPRQLFELTLCHSCLKHVQIGAEPFCKLKSINLNLVNTPNLKVMPYLEILCLEGCIRLYEVDQGIEVLERLTVLNLKDCKNLVHFASSVRGLKSLEVLDLSGCSKLKKLPNDMDHLESLKELRVNGSGIREVPSSVGMLERLDLLKLEDCKDLVSLPISVHGLKSVKVVNISGCSKLDKLPEDLGHMECLVEVDASETSIQELPFSIGLLEELVSMSLRDCKHLLCLPSSIGGLKSLKYLYLSDCSKLDKLPDELGHIVSLEKLDVSGSGIREVPSSIGLLENLKELSFAGCKRHSLKSWNMMLNPVQLLQKQSHIPVGLSLPCLSGLHSLTYLNLSDCNLSDKAMPSDFGCLASLIELNLSNNQFLTLHESIGQLSRLEYLYLDGCSKLQIVPELSSDAWVKATNCTSLDTMANQIGRSNLVPRGSYMNSLKKGENESCKSVALPLLTRHLASKSSYQESTTLFVGPANEIPEWYNHQEEGCSITLELHPGWFTNSFMGFAMCVVFNCLKPLPPLDWWAISWSMTANGKCSSVEAGGTSPIFGGKWGQPVGDHIWFLNTSRDFFRGDFQDIHYHLKFSLKPFFLPKAPTLETVRVKKCGVRVLYEEDVEELRQTLLKQNNNTKRGLQLLCDDVPSSSTAREAH
- the LOC126785484 gene encoding disease resistance protein RPV1-like isoform X3, with the protein product MGGIGKTTMARAVYERIFCQFEISFLLTDVRNSVERGGLLNLQKQLISGMIRTTQVDHILDLHQGATIMRRLLGHKKVLLVLDDVNHSSHLKYLAGNQDWFGAGSRVLITTRNEHLLVQHGVQRRFKAEELNEDDSLQLFSMKAFKKYYPEEDFLGLSESVVSYAKGLPLALEVLGSFLYGRDLSEWNSALSQLGRVCNSDIFEVLKISYNDLDSDGKKIFLDIACFFNGQDKGRVTDILTSCDVGAVIGIKVLMERCLVTLSDGRLWMHNLLQEMGHGIVHLESPNKLGRRSRVWHHEDVKYVLTRNAGTEAIEGIFVHSTESEGEVDVTPKSFSMMCKLRYLKIKNVNLPKGLDYLPNSLRILDWTRYPLQSLPGHFSPRQLFELTLCHSCLKHVQIGAEPFCKLKSINLNLVNTPNLKVMPYLEILCLEGCIRLYEVDQGIEVLERLTVLNLKDCKNLVHFASSVRGLKSLEVLDLSGCSKLKKLPNDMDHLESLKELRVNGSGIREVPSSVGMLERLDLLKLEDCKDLVSLPISVHGLKSVKVVNISGCSKLDKLPEDLGHMECLVEVDASETSIQELPFSIGLLEELVSMSLRDCKHLLCLPSSIGGLKSLKYLYLSDCSKLDKLPDELGHIVSLEKLDVSGSGIREVPSSIGLLENLKELSFAGCKRHSLKSWNMMLNPVQLLQKQSHIPVGLSLPCLSGLHSLTYLNLSDCNLSDKAMPSDFGCLASLIELNLSNNQFLTLHESIGQLSRLEYLYLDGCSKLQIVPELSSDAWVKATNCTSLDTMANQIGRSNLVPRGSYMNSLKKGENESCKSVALPLLTRHLASKSSYQESTTLFVGPANEIPEWYNHQEEGCSITLELHPGWFTNSFMGFAMCVVFNCLKPLPPLDWWAISWSMTANGKCSSVEAGGTSPIFGGKWGQPVGDHIWFLNTSRDFFRGDFQDIHYHLKFSLKPFFLPKAPTLETVRVKKCGVRVLYEEDVEELRQTLLKQNNNTKRGLQLLCDDVPSSSTAREAH
- the LOC126785484 gene encoding disease resistance protein RPV1-like isoform X2 yields the protein MDSRLQPFLLLLGVGVEDVRFIGIWGMGGIGKTTMARAVYERIFCQFEISFLLTDVRNSVERGGLLNLQKQLISGMIRTTQVDHILDLHQGATIMRRLLGHKKVLLVLDDVNHSSHLKYLAGNQDWFGAGSRVLITTRNEHLLVQHGVQRRFKAEELNEDDSLQLFSMKAFKKYYPEEDFLGLSESVVSYAKGLPLALEVLGSFLYGRDLSEWNSALSQLGRVCNSDIFEVLKISYNDLDSDGKKIFLDIACFFNGQDKGRVTDILTSCDVGAVIGIKVLMERCLVTLSDGRLWMHNLLQEMGHGIVHLESPNKLGRRSRVWHHEDVKYVLTRNAGTEAIEGIFVHSTESEGEVDVTPKSFSMMCKLRYLKIKNVNLPKGLDYLPNSLRILDWTRYPLQSLPGHFSPRQLFELTLCHSCLKHVQIGAEPFCKLKSINLNLVNTPNLKVMPYLEILCLEGCIRLYEVDQGIEVLERLTVLNLKDCKNLVHFASSVRGLKSLEVLDLSGCSKLKKLPNDMDHLESLKELRVNGSGIREVPSSVGMLERLDLLKLEDCKDLVSLPISVHGLKSVKVVNISGCSKLDKLPEDLGHMECLVEVDASETSIQELPFSIGLLEELVSMSLRDCKHLLCLPSSIGGLKSLKYLYLSDCSKLDKLPDELGHIVSLEKLDVSGSGIREVPSSIGLLENLKELSFAGCKRHSLKSWNMMLNPVQLLQKQSHIPVGLSLPCLSGLHSLTYLNLSDCNLSDKAMPSDFGCLASLIELNLSNNQFLTLHESIGQLSRLEYLYLDGCSKLQIVPELSSDAWVKATNCTSLDTMANQIGRSNLVPRGSYMNSLKKGENESCKSVALPLLTRHLASKSSYQESTTLFVGPANEIPEWYNHQEEGCSITLELHPGWFTNSFMGFAMCVVFNCLKPLPPLDWWAISWSMTANGKCSSVEAGGTSPIFGGKWGQPVGDHIWFLNTSRDFFRGDFQDIHYHLKFSLKPFFLPKAPTLETVRVKKCGVRVLYEEDVEELRQTLLKQNNNTKRGLQLLCDDVPSSSTAREAH